The following are encoded together in the Deltaproteobacteria bacterium genome:
- a CDS encoding 3-isopropylmalate dehydratase small subunit yields the protein MKYEGRVWKFGDHVDTDVIIPARFLNVSDKDELAKHCFEDVRPEFVKEVAQGDILLAGVNFGCGSSREHAPLAIKSAGIGVVVARSFARIFYRSAFNIGLPILECEEAFDAFSDGEQISVDLRTGEIGSKVEGVRVFAKPIPDFMSRIIEAGGLVPYIKAKGTF from the coding sequence ATGAAATACGAGGGAAGGGTGTGGAAATTCGGGGACCACGTGGATACGGACGTGATCATTCCCGCGAGGTTCCTCAATGTATCGGACAAGGACGAACTGGCCAAGCACTGTTTTGAGGATGTGAGGCCCGAGTTCGTAAAGGAGGTCGCACAGGGAGATATCCTTTTGGCCGGGGTCAATTTCGGTTGCGGGTCCTCGCGGGAACATGCCCCCTTGGCTATCAAGTCGGCCGGAATCGGGGTGGTGGTCGCAAGGAGCTTCGCCCGCATCTTTTACAGGAGCGCCTTTAATATCGGCCTGCCCATCCTTGAATGCGAGGAGGCTTTTGATGCCTTCTCTGACGGGGAACAGATCTCCGTGGATCTCCGGACGGGTGAGATAGGGAGCAAGGTCGAAGGGGTCAGGGTCTTCGCCAAGCCTATACCGGATTTCATGAGTAGAATCATCGAGGCCGGTGGCCTGGTTCCCTATATAAAGGCAAAGGGGACTTTTTGA
- a CDS encoding 2-isopropylmalate synthase — protein MERVIIFDTTLRDGEQSPGASMNAAEKLRLARQLEKLGVDAIEAGFPAASPGDFEAVKQIAARIRKAQITALARANKEDIDKAWGAIKDAANPRIHTFIATSDIHLKHKLRMSREEVIRATVEAVGYAKSFTDNVEFSCEDGSRSDRDYICRVFEAAIEAGATTVNLPDTVGYAMPDEFGELIRYVRTHTPNIHKAVLSVHCHNDLGLATANTLAGIRNGARQAEVTINGIGERAGNTSLEELVMGLYTRREHLGLRTSIETREIYPTSRLVSMITGIVVQPNKAVVGANAFAHEAGIHQDGVLKNRMTYEIMEPETIGLAKNRLVLGKHSGRHAFREKLKELGYEVSDEDVQRLFEKFKTLADKRKEIQDEDIEVLFAEEILRVPDRYKLAYLNVVSGTGAVPTATVKLLIDGEEVQSAGFGVGPIDAAFNTIAKMTGTRSRLIRFSVESITGGMDAQGEVTVRLKENGLVALGKGADPDIITASAKAYVNGLNRLEYLKKNPSVAPEAMGL, from the coding sequence ATGGAACGAGTGATTATCTTTGATACCACCCTCAGGGACGGAGAGCAGTCCCCGGGGGCGAGCATGAATGCAGCCGAGAAACTAAGGCTGGCAAGGCAACTGGAAAAACTGGGAGTGGATGCCATTGAAGCGGGATTCCCCGCCGCCTCTCCCGGCGATTTTGAAGCTGTCAAGCAGATTGCGGCAAGGATTCGGAAGGCACAGATCACCGCCCTTGCGCGCGCCAACAAGGAAGACATCGACAAGGCCTGGGGAGCCATCAAGGATGCAGCCAATCCCAGGATCCACACCTTTATCGCCACCTCCGACATCCATCTGAAACACAAGCTCCGTATGAGCCGGGAAGAGGTGATTAGGGCGACCGTGGAAGCGGTCGGTTACGCCAAGTCCTTCACGGACAACGTGGAATTCTCGTGTGAGGACGGATCCCGGAGCGACAGGGATTACATCTGCCGGGTCTTCGAGGCCGCCATCGAGGCGGGTGCCACGACCGTGAACCTTCCCGATACCGTGGGTTACGCCATGCCGGACGAGTTCGGTGAACTGATCCGCTATGTCCGTACCCACACCCCCAATATCCACAAGGCGGTCCTGAGCGTTCATTGCCACAACGACCTGGGGCTGGCAACGGCCAACACCCTGGCCGGGATCCGGAACGGTGCCCGTCAGGCCGAGGTGACCATCAACGGCATCGGGGAGCGGGCCGGGAACACTTCCCTGGAAGAACTCGTCATGGGTCTCTATACCCGGCGCGAACACCTGGGACTCCGGACCTCCATCGAGACCCGGGAGATTTACCCCACAAGCCGCCTGGTGAGCATGATCACGGGAATCGTGGTCCAGCCCAACAAGGCCGTGGTGGGGGCGAATGCCTTCGCACACGAGGCAGGGATCCACCAGGATGGGGTCCTCAAGAACCGGATGACTTATGAGATCATGGAGCCGGAGACCATAGGGTTGGCCAAGAACCGCCTGGTGCTTGGGAAACACTCGGGGCGGCACGCCTTCCGGGAGAAACTCAAGGAACTCGGCTACGAGGTATCCGATGAAGACGTGCAGCGTCTTTTTGAGAAGTTCAAGACCCTGGCGGACAAGCGCAAGGAGATCCAGGACGAAGACATCGAGGTCCTTTTCGCCGAGGAGATCCTGCGGGTGCCGGATCGCTACAAGCTGGCTTATCTCAATGTGGTGAGCGGAACAGGGGCGGTGCCGACCGCGACAGTGAAACTGTTGATCGACGGGGAGGAGGTCCAGAGCGCGGGGTTCGGTGTGGGACCCATTGATGCCGCCTTCAATACCATCGCTAAGATGACGGGAACCCGTTCCAGGCTGATACGCTTCTCCGTCGAATCCATAACCGGAGGGATGGACGCCCAGGGAGAGGTGACCGTAAGGCTCAAGGAAAACGGCCTGGTGGCCCTGGGAAAGGGGGCGGATCCCGATATCATCACGGCGAGCGCCAAGGCTTATGTCAACGGGTTGAATCGACTTGAATACCTGAAGAAGAATCCCAGCGTGGCCCCTGAGGCGATGGGATTGTAA
- the leuC gene encoding 3-isopropylmalate dehydratase large subunit, translated as MTITEKILAAHAGLGTVSPGDLIQVDVDLALANDITAPLAIRVFEEIGRERVFDPEKVALVSDHFVPNKDIPSARQAKIIREFARSQGIVHYLELAYGGIEHVILPEQGLVLPGDLVMGADSHTCTYGALGAFSTGVGSTDLGAVLATGRTWLRVPPTIKVIYRGTLGKWVGGKDLILYTLGRIGVEGALYKTLEFSGEVIGSLSMDQRLTMANMAVEGGAKNGIVEPDEITRQYVAGRSEREPIFYSSDRDARYERVLEVQVDDLEPQVAFPHSPDNVRPVSEAGDVPVDQVFIGSCTNGRMEDLRIAADILKGRRTSRNLRLIVIPGSTRIYREAIEEGIIQTFLESGAVIGPPCCGPCLGGHMGILAEGERALSTTNRNFVGRMGHPESEVYLAGPAVAAATAVLGRIASPEEL; from the coding sequence ATGACTATCACGGAAAAGATACTGGCCGCCCACGCCGGGCTCGGGACCGTAAGTCCGGGTGATTTGATCCAGGTGGACGTGGATCTGGCCCTGGCCAATGACATCACCGCGCCCCTGGCGATCCGAGTCTTCGAGGAGATCGGGAGGGAACGGGTCTTTGATCCGGAGAAGGTCGCCCTGGTCTCGGACCATTTCGTTCCCAACAAGGACATCCCCTCGGCCAGGCAGGCCAAGATCATCCGGGAGTTCGCCAGGAGCCAGGGAATCGTCCACTATTTGGAATTGGCTTACGGGGGAATCGAACATGTCATCCTGCCCGAGCAGGGCCTGGTCCTCCCGGGGGATCTGGTCATGGGAGCGGACAGCCACACCTGTACTTACGGGGCCCTCGGTGCCTTTTCAACTGGGGTGGGGAGCACGGACCTGGGAGCCGTCCTGGCCACCGGGCGGACCTGGCTCAGGGTCCCTCCAACGATCAAGGTGATCTACCGTGGGACCCTGGGAAAATGGGTCGGGGGCAAAGATCTTATTCTCTACACCCTGGGAAGGATCGGCGTGGAGGGCGCACTTTACAAGACCCTGGAATTTTCAGGGGAGGTCATAGGTTCCCTTTCAATGGACCAGAGGCTGACCATGGCCAACATGGCGGTGGAAGGGGGAGCGAAAAACGGGATCGTGGAACCGGATGAGATCACCCGGCAGTACGTGGCCGGGCGCTCTGAACGGGAGCCCATTTTTTACAGTAGCGACAGGGATGCCCGTTACGAGCGGGTCCTGGAGGTACAGGTGGACGATTTGGAACCCCAGGTGGCCTTTCCCCACTCCCCTGACAACGTGCGGCCCGTCTCCGAGGCGGGAGACGTCCCGGTGGATCAGGTATTCATCGGCTCCTGCACCAACGGGCGCATGGAGGACCTTCGGATCGCCGCGGACATCCTGAAGGGCCGAAGGACTTCCAGGAACCTCAGGCTGATCGTAATCCCCGGCAGCACCCGTATCTACCGGGAGGCCATCGAAGAGGGAATCATCCAGACCTTCCTGGAAAGCGGGGCCGTGATCGGGCCTCCTTGCTGCGGTCCCTGCCTGGGGGGACACATGGGCATCCTTGCGGAGGGAGAGCGGGCCCTTTCCACCACCAATCGAAATTTCGTCGGCAGGATGGGACATCCGGAAAGTGAGGTATACCTGGCAGGTCCGGCCGTGGCAGCGGCAACGGCCGTCCTGGGGAGAATAGCTTCCCCTGAGGAGTTGTAA